The following coding sequences lie in one Sorghum bicolor cultivar BTx623 chromosome 6, Sorghum_bicolor_NCBIv3, whole genome shotgun sequence genomic window:
- the LOC8058673 gene encoding heavy metal-associated isoprenylated plant protein 47, producing the protein MKQKTVIKVSMPCDRSRSKALTLAARADGVISVEITGGDKDKLEVVGDGVDTVCLVSCLRRKLGHADILQVEEVKPDDPTNKESPDGPTPPPEPVPPPPHPDYTYTDCCCCCHHHHPPPPMVICEEPSNCAVM; encoded by the exons ATGAAG CAAAAGACGGTGATCAAGGTGAGCATGCCGTGCGATAGGAGCCGGTCCAAAGCCCTGACGCTGGCCGCCCGAGCAGACG GGGTAATCTCCGTGGAGATCACCGGCGGCGACAAGGACAAGCTGGAGGTGGTCGGCGACGGCGTCGACACGGTCTGCTTGGTCAGCTGCCTGCGCAGGAAGCTCGGCCACGCCGACATCCTGCAGGTGGAGGAAGTGAAGCCCGATGACCCGACGAACAAGGAGTCGCCGGACGGGCCGACGCCGCCGCCCGAGCCagtaccgccgccgccgcatccaGACTACACCTACACggattgctgctgctgctgccaccaccaccacccgccACCGCCAATGGTCATCTGCGAGGAACCAAGCAATTGCGCCGTCATGTAA
- the LOC8058674 gene encoding heavy metal-associated isoprenylated plant protein 41 → MLANLGSSSSLLQQKTVIRLGEPNAKNRSKAMQLASKSVGVNSVAIIGDAKDQLEVVGESVDIPCLINHLRKKACRADIVVVEEVKDKKKEEEEKKKKEEEAAKKKKAEEEKKKKKAEEELRKLCTCPPPCTGYYGRPLPTVFCEDQPGLCHIL, encoded by the exons ATGCTAGCTAACTtgggctcgtcgtcgtcgttgttgcagcaaaagACTGTGATCAGGCTGGGCGAACCGAACGCCAAGAACCGGTCTAAAGCCATGCAGCTGGCATCCAAATCTGTCG GAGTGAACTCGGTGGCGATCATCGGCGACGCCAAGGATCAGCTGGAGGTGGTAGGAGAAAGCGTCGACATCCCCTGCCTGATCAATCACCTGCGCAAGAAGGCCTGCCGCGCCGACATCGTCGTGGTGGAGGAAGtgaaggacaagaagaaggaggaggaggagaagaagaagaaggaagaagaagctgccaagaagaagaaggcggaggaagaaaagaagaaa AAGAAGGCGGAAGAAGAGCTCAGGAAGCTCTGCACTTGCCCGCCGCCGTGCACCGGTTATTACGGGCGCCCGCTGCCGACGGTTTTCTGCGAGGATCAGCCAGGATTATGCCACATCCTGTGA